From Tachypleus tridentatus isolate NWPU-2018 chromosome 8, ASM421037v1, whole genome shotgun sequence, a single genomic window includes:
- the LOC143222132 gene encoding uncharacterized protein LOC143222132 isoform X3 translates to MILRQNPNFIKQSWKSFTTRVFIVVNFLQAEVVALRRDQKYNKENVHFNLRMSRESNQVDASDLYVILINEIISSKLGVFRGMKIDQTSVQIRERISSDGKLADSWIPHQQYPGYLDGLRISFAVSPSAAMEQSHCGPIELDFCKNPSYNITYYPNMVGHMSIQELRKDFIMYRQIVDFECYTLAREFICHILQPECQNDVMVSPCRTFCEEFWRSCQNLLPKNVYDKINCSTYPSYNGSGPCKPKPSCGINPTLTQLTIDHRSPQWKDAKHADWPWYVMLIQNGKHVCDGALVDHTWAITSSVCLNKYPKAYWTVKPGSARLASVSPYDQERRVMGIVKSPFGPDGVTLINLHKSVNITVYTSPVCLPDTNTDVLPGDYCFTLGWDFKDDARTTFVLPEKQQVVYCGN, encoded by the exons ATGATTTTGAGGCAAAATccaaactttataaaacaaag TTGGAAAAGCTTTACAACAAGAGTATTTATAGTAGTGAATTTTTTACAGGCTGAAGTTGTAGCACTGAGAAG AGATCAGAAATACAACAAAGAGAATGTTCACTTCAACCTTCGAATGTCACGTGAGAGCAACCAAGTAGATGCTTCTGACCTTTACGTTATTCTGATAAACGAAATAATCAGTTCGAAACTCGGTGTTTTCCGGGGTATGAAGATTGATCAAACATCTGTACAAATTCGAG AGAGAATATCTTCAGATGGTAAGTTAGCCGACTCTTGGATCCCTCACCAACAATACCCCGGCTACCTAGATGGTTTACGTATTAGTTTCGCTGTATCACCAAGTGCAGCGATGGAACAAAGTCACTGTGGACCAATAGAGTTAGATTTTTGTAAAAATCCGTCTTATAACATCACATATTACCCAAATATGGTTGGACACATGAGTATTCAAGAGCTCCGGAAAGATTTTATAATGTATCGTCAAATCGTTGATTTTGAGTGCTACACTTTGGCACGAGAATTTATTTGTCACATTTTACAGCCCGAGTGCCAGAATGACGTAATGGTTTCACCGTGTAGAACTTTTTGTGAAG AATTTTGGAGATCTTGTCAGAATTTGTTACCAAAGAACGTTTACGACAAGATTAACTGCTCGACTTACCCTAGTTACAACGGTTCTGGGCCTTGTAAACCGAAACCAA GTTGTGGAATAAATCCAACTCTTACACAACTTACAATTGATCATCGTTCACCACAATGGAAAGATGCAAAACATGCAGACTGGCCCTGGTATGTTATGTTAATACAGAACGGAAAACATGTTTGTGATGGTGCTTTAGTTGATCATACATGGGCCATAACCTCTAGTGTTTGTTTGAACAA ATACCCGAAGGCTTACTGGACAGTTAAGCCTGGTAGCGCAAGACTGGCATCAGTGTCACCATACGACCAAGAAAGGCGCGTGATGGGAATTGTCAAATCACCTTTCGGACCCGATGGAGTAACACTGATTAACCTACATAAGTCAGTTAACATCACTGTTTACACGTCCCCTGTTTGTCTTCCTGACACAAACACTGACGTTCTACCTGGAGATTACTGTTTTACTCTAGGATGGGATTTCAAAG